In Halococcus salifodinae DSM 8989, one DNA window encodes the following:
- a CDS encoding A/G-specific adenine glycosylase, with protein MSESAFSSPDDRAAVRRALVEWYEDDHRSFPWRETTDPYEILVSEVMSQQTQLDRVVDAFAEFVERWPDAATLAAVDRAEVVSFWSDHSLGYNNRARYLHEAAGQITSEFDGEFPETPDELQELQGVGPYTANAVASFAFNEGNAVVDTNVKRVLYRAFDVPDDDAAFEEAAEEMMPTGESRVWNNAIMELGGVACTKTPSCDEAECPWRTWCDAYATGDFSAPDVPTQSPFEGSRRQFRGRVVRVLGEYDELVLDDLGPRVRVDYTPDGEHGREWLRGLVSDLDDDGLVAVEERDNDTVVRLSR; from the coding sequence ATGAGCGAGTCCGCGTTCTCGTCCCCCGACGACCGCGCTGCCGTCCGCCGGGCGCTGGTCGAGTGGTACGAGGACGACCATCGATCGTTTCCGTGGCGTGAGACCACCGATCCCTACGAAATCCTCGTATCGGAAGTGATGAGTCAGCAAACCCAACTCGATCGCGTCGTCGACGCGTTCGCGGAGTTCGTCGAACGGTGGCCCGACGCGGCGACGCTCGCGGCTGTCGACCGGGCCGAGGTAGTGAGTTTCTGGAGCGACCACAGCCTCGGGTACAACAACCGTGCCCGATACCTCCACGAGGCTGCCGGTCAGATCACCTCGGAGTTCGACGGCGAGTTCCCAGAGACGCCCGACGAACTCCAGGAGTTGCAGGGTGTCGGCCCCTACACCGCGAACGCGGTGGCGAGCTTCGCGTTCAACGAGGGGAATGCGGTGGTCGATACCAACGTCAAGCGAGTGCTCTACCGGGCGTTCGACGTGCCGGACGACGACGCAGCGTTCGAGGAAGCGGCCGAGGAGATGATGCCCACCGGCGAGTCGCGGGTCTGGAACAACGCGATCATGGAGCTCGGCGGGGTTGCGTGTACGAAGACACCGTCGTGCGACGAGGCCGAATGCCCCTGGCGCACGTGGTGTGACGCCTACGCGACCGGCGACTTCTCCGCTCCAGATGTTCCTACCCAGTCGCCGTTCGAGGGGAGTCGCCGGCAGTTCCGCGGGCGCGTCGTGCGCGTACTCGGGGAGTACGACGAACTCGTGCTCGATGATCTCGGGCCTCGCGTGCGCGTCGACTACACGCCGGACGGCGAGCACGGTCGCGAGTGGCTCCGAGGACTCGTTTCGGATCTCGACGACGACGGACTGGTCGCGGTCGAGGAACGCGACAACGATACCGTCGTCCGACTGTCTCGGTGA
- a CDS encoding NADPH-dependent FMN reductase, giving the protein MPDRPHVVALAGSLRDDSYTRIALQHALDEAEERGASTDLIDLRHLDLSVFDADAREVGDALALTRRVRRADSVLLGTPSYHGSYSSVLKTALDYCGFDEFENTTVGLLSVSGGAFPITPLDHLRSVARALNAWVIPHQAAVPKASGKFEDGKLTDESSCERVATLGQRAVEYATIEPDPPCLESTENVGADD; this is encoded by the coding sequence ATGCCAGATCGACCCCACGTCGTCGCGCTCGCCGGCAGCCTGCGCGACGATAGCTACACCCGGATCGCCCTCCAGCACGCACTCGACGAGGCCGAGGAACGCGGCGCAAGCACGGACCTGATCGACCTCCGGCATCTCGACCTCTCGGTGTTCGACGCCGACGCACGCGAGGTCGGCGACGCGCTCGCACTCACGCGACGCGTCCGGCGGGCCGACAGCGTCCTTCTTGGGACGCCCTCCTATCACGGCTCGTACTCCTCGGTGCTGAAGACCGCGCTGGATTACTGCGGGTTCGACGAGTTCGAAAACACCACCGTCGGCCTGCTGTCGGTCTCCGGCGGGGCGTTCCCGATTACCCCACTCGATCACCTCCGATCGGTCGCCCGAGCGCTCAACGCGTGGGTCATCCCGCATCAGGCCGCCGTCCCGAAAGCGAGCGGGAAGTTCGAGGACGGAAAACTCACCGACGAGAGTTCGTGTGAGCGTGTGGCGACGCTGGGCCAGCGGGCTGTCGAGTACGCCACTATCGAACCCGATCCGCCCTGTCTCGAAAGCACCGAAAACGTCGGCGCGGACGACTGA
- a CDS encoding MFS transporter gives MVLLVNLARVVFAPLLEPIQSAFGASAAAIGLLATLAWLGSALPRLPTGYLLTFVPRYAVILAAGTILAAAPLLAATATSLPVLWASAFLMGISSGVYFIAAKPLLSDLFPGAIGRAVGIHGTASQLAAAGAPLFITGVLWIEGSAILPVEGWRLAFGLISAFAVVATIVFGAIARTTTFPPGEELDREFLGAARRQWPVILSGVALAGLAGLAWNGVFNFYVSYLVATKPITASTARELLTVVFAAGVPAFAIAGRLADRVAYIPLLLGIVGGFAGCLLALTLASGFYGLVAASAALGFVIHGLFPTMDTYVLDSLPDAHRASAYAVFSAGIMLLNALGSVVVGTLIDVGYGYTVIFRSFAVGVLVLAALLTAVHLTIGFPTGRRSAQQGA, from the coding sequence ATGGTGCTGTTGGTCAACCTCGCGCGGGTCGTCTTCGCACCGCTGCTGGAACCGATCCAATCCGCGTTCGGGGCGTCGGCGGCGGCGATCGGACTGCTGGCGACGCTCGCGTGGCTCGGCAGCGCGCTGCCGCGGCTGCCGACGGGCTACCTGCTTACCTTCGTGCCACGGTACGCCGTGATCCTCGCCGCTGGGACGATCCTCGCGGCCGCGCCGCTGCTCGCCGCGACCGCCACCTCCCTTCCGGTGCTCTGGGCGAGCGCGTTCCTGATGGGGATCTCAAGCGGTGTCTACTTCATCGCGGCGAAGCCACTGCTGAGCGACCTGTTTCCCGGCGCTATCGGACGCGCCGTCGGCATCCACGGGACCGCGAGCCAGCTCGCCGCAGCCGGTGCACCGCTTTTCATCACCGGCGTCCTCTGGATCGAGGGCTCGGCGATCCTCCCGGTCGAGGGATGGCGGCTCGCGTTCGGTCTCATCAGCGCGTTCGCAGTCGTGGCGACCATCGTGTTCGGGGCGATCGCCCGAACCACGACCTTCCCGCCCGGCGAGGAACTCGACCGGGAATTTCTGGGGGCGGCACGCCGGCAGTGGCCCGTCATCCTGAGCGGGGTCGCGCTCGCGGGTCTCGCCGGCCTCGCGTGGAACGGCGTGTTCAACTTCTACGTCTCGTATCTCGTCGCGACGAAGCCGATCACGGCAAGCACTGCGCGCGAACTGCTCACGGTGGTCTTCGCTGCTGGCGTGCCCGCCTTTGCGATCGCCGGACGCCTCGCCGACCGGGTGGCGTATATCCCGTTGCTGCTCGGGATCGTCGGGGGGTTCGCCGGCTGTCTGCTCGCGCTCACGCTCGCCTCGGGATTCTACGGCCTCGTCGCCGCGAGCGCCGCGCTCGGGTTCGTGATCCACGGCCTCTTCCCCACGATGGACACCTACGTGCTCGACTCGCTGCCGGACGCCCACCGCGCGAGCGCCTACGCCGTGTTCAGCGCGGGGATCATGCTGCTCAACGCGCTCGGGAGCGTTGTCGTCGGCACGCTGATCGATGTGGGGTACGGCTACACCGTGATCTTCCGATCGTTCGCGGTCGGGGTGTTGGTGCTCGCCGCGCTCCTGACGGCCGTCCACCTCACGATCGGGTTCCCGACCGGCCGGCGGTCGGCCCAGCAGGGGGCGTGA